The genomic region CTGGAATTCCCGGCGGGCGAACTCTACGCCATGCCCGCGGCGACGCAGGCCCTGCTGGAGGATTCCTATGCCGACATCGATGCCTGGCTGGCCGATGAGGTGGAGAACGCCTTCGCCGCGCAGGAGTCGGCGGCCTTCGTCACCGGCAATGGGACGAACAAGCCGAAAGGCTTCCTCGACTACGACATCGTCGCCGAGGCGAGCCATGTCTGGGGCAAGGTGGGCTCTGTCGCGGGGGACTTTGGCGCCGCCAATGCGGCGGACCAGCTGATCGACCTGATCTACACGCCGAAGTCTCAGTTCCGCGCCAATGGCCGGTTCGTGATGAACCGGCGCACGGTGGCAGCCGTCCGCAAGCTGAAGGATGGCGACGGGCGTTACCTCTGGCAGCCGGGCACGGGCGGAGACCCGGCCACGATCCTCGGCTATCCGGTCACGGAGGTCGAAGACATGCCGGACATCGGCACGGGCAACGCGGCCATCGCCTTCGGGGATTTCCGCCGCTTCTACCTGATCGCCGACCGGCAGGGCGCGCGTGTGCTGCGCGATCCGTTCAGCGCCAAGCCCTACGTCCTCTTCTACACGACCAAGCGTGTGGGCGGCGGCGTGCAGAACTTCGACGCCGCGAAGGTGATGGTGTTCTGATTTTTGTTTTGCTCGGGCGCGGCTCCTCGCTGCGCTCGGGCGCCCTGCGCCTGCGCGTTGCTTGTGCGGGCACTCCCTCATCAACAATGGAAAGGAAACCAAAATGTTTGAATCTGTCATCGTCTCCATCATCCGCCAGGCCGCGCTGCTGACCAAGGCGCAGCAGGACGAGTTCACCACGAAAGTGGCCGAAGCCGTCGCCACGCTGATCAATTCGACCGAGACCGAAATCGACGACGAACTGGTGCGTACCATCGGCCTGCCGATCGGCTCGGCCGTGGTCGAGAAACTGGGGGCGCTGGTCTAACGGCTCCCGTATCGCCGCTTCGCCCCTCGGGGCGGGGCGGCAGACGGCGCAGGACCACACGCAACGCGCAGGCGCAGGCGCGCCGCCTCTGAGCGGCAACAGCGCAGAGCAAGGAATTCAAGATGACACTGACGGTGATCACACCGCCAGCGGGGGCGGCTTTGTCCCTGGCTGCGGCGAAGGAGTATCTCCGCATCGGGCATGATGGGGAGGACGCGCTGGTCTCCGCGCTGATCCCGGCGGCGGAGGCGCGGCTGGAGACGATGGGCGGCCTCGCGCTGGTGACGCGGACGCTGAAGCGTAGCTGGGACAGTTGGCCTGCAGGGATGCGCCGTGGCGGCGTGCGCCTGTTGCCCGCGCCCGCAACGGCGCTGGTGGCGGTGGAGATCGCGAACGCGGAAGGCGGGACGGAGACGGTCACCACGCGCTTCGTGTTGGAAGGCGGACGGCTGAAGCCGAAGCCATTCACGGCTTTGCCGTCCATCCCGCTGGGCGGGCGCGTCGAGGTGACGTTCGTGGCGGGCTATGGCGATGCGGCAGATGTGCCCGCGGATTTGGTGCAGGCGCTGAAGCGGTTGGTGCTGGTGGCTTACCAGCGAGGCGAGGGTGCTGACCTGCCGGAAGATGTCGCGGCGGTGCTGGCCGCGCGCACCGAGGTGCGGCTGTGAGCGGGCGGGCGGAGGAGGCCGTGCAGGCGGCGCTGATGGCGCTGCTGCGCGCCGATGCGGGCGTGAAGTCCGTCTTCGGAACGCCCGCCCGCGTGCTGGATGCGGAGAGCGAGGAACCGCTCTACCCCTACGCGCTGATCGACCGGCACGAGACGAGCCCTGCCGGGGCGAGCCTGGTGGACGGGTTGGAGCACCGGATCACGCTGGCCTGCTATTCCCGCGACTATGGCGTGCGCGGCGCGAAGGAATGCCTCTCGGCCCTGCGCGCGGCGGTCGAGAGCGCGGACTGGGCCGTGGAGGACCAGCATATCGTGCTGTCGCAGGTGATCTTCGCCGATGCCATGCGCACGGCGGACAAGCGCGCCTTTCGCGGCGTGATGCGGATACGGATCATTTCAGAGGAGGCCGCCTGATGGCAGGGCAGAAAGGCAGGGACATCCTGCTGAAGATTTCAGATGGCGCGGGCAGCTTCGTCACGCTGGCGGGCATCCGGGCGAGCCGGATCCAGCTCTCTGCGGCACTCGTCGACGCGACCAGCGCCGACAGTCCGGAGGCCTGGCGCGAACTGCTGGCCGGGACGGGCGCGAAGGCGGCCAGGGTCACCGGCCGGGGTGTGTTCAAGGACGCGGTCAGCGATGCGCGCATGCGGGCGGTTTTCTTCGCGGGCGAGGCGCCGGACTGGCAGTTCATCCTGCCGGACTTCGGCACGCTGGCAGGCGCATTCCAGGTCAGCGAACTCAGCTGGAGCGGCGAGCATGACGGCGAGGCGGAATTCTCCGTCACGCTGGAAAGCGCCGGGCTCGTCAGCTTCGAGGCGATGCCATGAACGCGGCGCGGGGAGAGACCAGCCTGATGATCGGCGGAGAGGCGCGGCGCCTCTGCCTGACGCTCGGCGCGCTGGCGGAGATCGAGGCGGCCTTTGGTTGCAAGCGCATGGCGGAGCTGGATGCGCGGTTGCGCAGCCTGTCTGCGGCGGACCTGACGCTCGTGCTGGCGGCCTTGTTGCGCGGCGGGGGCGAAGACCAAACGGCGGCGGGTCTTGGCAGCGCGGATGTCTCTCCCGGCGCGGCGGCGCGGGCGGTGGCGGAGGCATTCCGGCTGGGGCTCGCGGCGTGATGCTTCCTTCTCTTTTTCCGTGGGCGGTCATGCTGCGCGCGGCCCTGTCCGCCGGGATTGCGCCGGAGGCTTTCTGGCGCCTGTCCCTGCGCGAATGGCGCTGGCTGGCGGGGGACGGCGGCGACGCGATGAGCCGGGGGCAGCTGGCGGCGCTGATGGGGGCATATCCGGATGGGGAGGTGCGTGACGCGTCATCCTTCGACTTCGCTCAGGATGAGTCCGCACTTTCGGAGCGCTCATGCTGAGCGAAGTCGAAGCACGAGCGCGGGCGTTCCGGGACGACACGGACAATTGAGGAAGCAAGACATGAACAATTTCGAGAATGATCTCGCCTCGGCGGCCGATGCGCTGCAGGCGCTGGCGGAGGGGCCGGGCGCGGAAGCGGCAATTGCGCTGGAGACTGCCTTCGGCAAGGCGGGCGAGCGGATCGAGGCGACACTGGCGCAAGCGGCGCGCAGCGGCGAACTGGATTTCCAGCGCATGGCCGATGCCATCCTGCGCGACATTGCGCGTGTCGCCGCCGAGGCCGTCTTCAATGGCGGGCAGGAGTCCTCTGCCCTGAATGTGAACATGAATTTCGCGCAGGGGACGGAGCAATCCGCTGTGTCCGGGCGCAACGCCATCGGCGCCGTTCTGGCGCGGCTGGTCAGCCAGGGAGGACGGTTCCTGTGAGCCTCAGCAATTTCCATGAAGTGAGCTTCCCCGTGCCGCTGGCGCTGGCGGCAAGTGGCGGGCCGGAGCGGAAAACGGAAGTCGTGACGCTGGCGAGCGGGGCGGAGGCACGCAATGCGCTCTGGGCGGGTAGCCGCAGACGATGGGATGTTGGCAGTGCCGTGACGCGGCTGGACACGTTGCAGGCGGTGGTCGCCTTCTTTGAGGCGCGCGGCGGGCGGTTTTCCGGCTTCCGATTCCGCGATGCGCTGGATGACCGCAGCTG from uncultured Hyphomonas sp. harbors:
- a CDS encoding DUF2460 domain-containing protein gives rise to the protein MSLSNFHEVSFPVPLALAASGGPERKTEVVTLASGAEARNALWAGSRRRWDVGSAVTRLDTLQAVVAFFEARGGRFSGFRFRDALDDRSCAPGGTVTATDQVIGTGDGTRTAFQLIKAYGPYSRRILKPVVESVLVAVDGVAV
- a CDS encoding phage tail assembly chaperone; this translates as MLPSLFPWAVMLRAALSAGIAPEAFWRLSLREWRWLAGDGGDAMSRGQLAALMGAYPDGEVRDASSFDFAQDESALSERSC
- a CDS encoding phage tail tape measure C-terminal domain-containing protein; translated protein: MNNFENDLASAADALQALAEGPGAEAAIALETAFGKAGERIEATLAQAARSGELDFQRMADAILRDIARVAAEAVFNGGQESSALNVNMNFAQGTEQSAVSGRNAIGAVLARLVSQGGRFL
- a CDS encoding GTA-gp10 family protein; its protein translation is MNAARGETSLMIGGEARRLCLTLGALAEIEAAFGCKRMAELDARLRSLSAADLTLVLAALLRGGGEDQTAAGLGSADVSPGAAARAVAEAFRLGLAA
- a CDS encoding DUF3168 domain-containing protein; the encoded protein is MSGRAEEAVQAALMALLRADAGVKSVFGTPARVLDAESEEPLYPYALIDRHETSPAGASLVDGLEHRITLACYSRDYGVRGAKECLSALRAAVESADWAVEDQHIVLSQVIFADAMRTADKRAFRGVMRIRIISEEAA
- a CDS encoding phage major capsid protein — its product is MTKETKMAGGNKAAEADLMAAFEAFREANDARLAEIESKGASDPLTDERLARIDRRLEALSLKMTRPEAGAAPVAEPDARTEAWGRYLRQGDDSGLARLDVKALNTGTDAQGGYVAPPELDRLIEARLLAASPMRQIATVRQTSAGTYRKPVSLGAAASWVAEEGARTETAHSGLSLLEFPAGELYAMPAATQALLEDSYADIDAWLADEVENAFAAQESAAFVTGNGTNKPKGFLDYDIVAEASHVWGKVGSVAGDFGAANAADQLIDLIYTPKSQFRANGRFVMNRRTVAAVRKLKDGDGRYLWQPGTGGDPATILGYPVTEVEDMPDIGTGNAAIAFGDFRRFYLIADRQGARVLRDPFSAKPYVLFYTTKRVGGGVQNFDAAKVMVF
- a CDS encoding phage major tail protein, TP901-1 family, with protein sequence MAGQKGRDILLKISDGAGSFVTLAGIRASRIQLSAALVDATSADSPEAWRELLAGTGAKAARVTGRGVFKDAVSDARMRAVFFAGEAPDWQFILPDFGTLAGAFQVSELSWSGEHDGEAEFSVTLESAGLVSFEAMP